Genomic segment of Paenibacillus sp. FSL R5-0623:
CATTCCTTCCGTGGTGGCTGCTTTCCGTCAGCGCTACCCCAACGTGAAATTCAGATTTAAGCAGGGGATGTTCCCTACGCTGATTCGTGATGTGTTATCCGGAGAGGTAGACTTGGCATTCATTTCTCCTTTTCCAGAGAAGCATGATCAAGTAGATGGCGATATTGTACTCACGGAAGAATTACATGCCATCCTTCCTCCTAATCACCCGTTAGCTGGTGAGGAGACAATTGCGCTTGAACAGCTCAAGGATGATAAATTTGTATTGTTTAGCAAAGGTTATTCTCTTCGTCCTATTGTGTGGCATGCCTGTCTGGAAGCTGGTTTTACACCCAAGATCGCTTTTGAAGGGGAAGAGACCGACACCATCCGCGGATTGGTCGCTGCGGGCATGGGGGTCAGTCTGCTGCCTGAGATGGCGTTATTCCAGACGAACCCTTTGCAACCGGCACATGTGGCTATCTCCCATCCAAAAGTAACGCGAACTATCGGGTTAATTCATCGTGCACATGATAAACTGCCGCTGGTTGCTCAGTCTTTTCGTTCATTCT
This window contains:
- a CDS encoding LysR family transcriptional regulator, whose protein sequence is MELRQLHYFLKVAQKEHVTQAAEELHVAQSAVSRQIHQLEEELGVDLFMQKGRNLQLTAVGQLFCKRIEGILKDLDKAVGEVHEFLDPEHGEIRIGFPHSLGIHLIPSVVAAFRQRYPNVKFRFKQGMFPTLIRDVLSGEVDLAFISPFPEKHDQVDGDIVLTEELHAILPPNHPLAGEETIALEQLKDDKFVLFSKGYSLRPIVWHACLEAGFTPKIAFEGEETDTIRGLVAAGMGVSLLPEMALFQTNPLQPAHVAISHPKVTRTIGLIHRAHDKLPLVAQSFRSFLLDYFGLQQNNTPSD